The following coding sequences lie in one Lysobacter capsici genomic window:
- a CDS encoding methyl-accepting chemotaxis protein, protein MSTVMDNAGKSRLLGANTWLIVLALSVLVFGLNTGYATWKAARLGGASSSASSLQVNSQKLAVQAREAVGGNKDAFTAFKKTRGDIDADIQKLNDNYGSTAGVSGPIGAVSKSWEPLGKSAAQVTASESAVLALAGNADSFSSKVPQLQARLDELVRAMSASGSPSSQVYIALRQVVLSATMARRITEIRAGGSGAGMAGEALGRDAIVFGNILTGLRKGDASFGVNALSNGGALAALGQAEALWLEMKKDLDAISASSKDLFQAQAAAESITGGADKMLTDSQTLFSAFTAFGSLRDTSFMGNIWVSIISGLAALVAIAGLLFSLNYAQQRRYQTTKELNDRNQEAIMRLLDEMGSLAEGDLTVKATVTEDMTGAIADSINFAVEQLRSLVQTITDTSVQVASSAQETQATAMHLAEAAEHQAHEISSASDRISEIAASIDQVSKNSAESADVAQRSVQIATKGAGVVRQTIQGMDSIRDQIQETSKRIKRLGESSQEIGSIVELINDISEQTNILALNAAIQAASAGEAGRGFAVVADEVQRLAERASNATKRIETLVQTIQSDTNEAVSSMEQTTSEVVAGARLAEDAGTALGEIEKVSSDLSNLIQGISSAAQQQSSAASNITQTMNTIQQITSQTSQGANQTAASIGNLAQLAADLRRSVADFKLPA, encoded by the coding sequence ATGAGCACTGTGATGGACAACGCCGGCAAGAGCCGCCTTCTGGGCGCCAACACCTGGCTGATCGTGCTGGCCCTATCGGTCTTGGTGTTCGGTCTCAACACAGGCTATGCGACATGGAAGGCCGCGCGCCTGGGCGGCGCGAGTTCGTCGGCCTCGAGCCTGCAGGTCAACTCGCAGAAGCTCGCGGTGCAGGCGCGCGAAGCGGTCGGCGGCAACAAGGACGCGTTCACCGCGTTCAAGAAGACCCGCGGCGACATCGACGCCGACATCCAGAAGCTCAACGACAACTACGGCTCCACCGCCGGCGTGTCCGGCCCGATCGGCGCGGTCAGCAAGAGCTGGGAGCCGCTGGGCAAGAGCGCGGCCCAGGTGACCGCCAGCGAGAGCGCGGTGCTGGCCCTGGCCGGCAACGCCGACAGCTTCTCCAGCAAGGTTCCGCAGCTGCAGGCGCGCCTGGACGAACTGGTCCGCGCGATGTCGGCCTCCGGTTCGCCGTCCTCGCAGGTCTACATCGCCCTGCGCCAGGTCGTGCTGTCGGCGACCATGGCCCGCCGCATCACCGAAATCCGCGCCGGCGGCAGCGGCGCCGGCATGGCCGGCGAAGCGCTCGGCCGCGACGCGATCGTGTTCGGCAACATCCTCACCGGCCTGCGCAAGGGCGACGCCTCCTTCGGCGTCAACGCGCTGTCCAACGGCGGCGCGCTGGCCGCGCTGGGCCAGGCCGAAGCGCTGTGGCTGGAGATGAAGAAGGACCTCGACGCGATCTCGGCCAGCTCCAAGGACCTGTTCCAGGCGCAGGCCGCGGCCGAATCGATCACCGGCGGCGCCGACAAGATGCTGACCGACAGCCAGACGCTGTTCAGCGCCTTCACCGCGTTCGGCTCGCTGCGCGACACCAGCTTCATGGGCAACATCTGGGTCTCGATCATCTCCGGCCTGGCCGCGCTGGTCGCGATCGCCGGCTTGCTGTTCTCGTTGAACTACGCCCAGCAGCGCCGCTACCAGACCACCAAGGAACTCAACGACCGCAACCAGGAGGCCATCATGCGCCTGCTGGACGAAATGGGTTCGCTCGCAGAAGGCGACTTGACGGTAAAGGCGACGGTCACCGAGGACATGACCGGCGCGATCGCCGACTCGATCAACTTCGCCGTCGAACAGCTGCGCAGCCTGGTGCAGACGATTACCGACACCTCGGTGCAGGTGGCGTCGAGCGCCCAGGAAACCCAGGCCACCGCCATGCACCTGGCCGAGGCCGCCGAACACCAGGCGCACGAGATCAGCTCGGCCTCCGACCGCATCAGCGAAATCGCCGCCTCGATCGACCAGGTGTCGAAGAACTCGGCCGAGTCGGCCGACGTGGCGCAGCGCTCGGTGCAGATCGCGACCAAGGGCGCGGGCGTGGTGCGGCAGACGATTCAAGGCATGGACTCGATCCGCGACCAGATCCAGGAGACCTCCAAGCGAATCAAGCGCCTGGGCGAAAGCTCGCAGGAAATCGGCTCGATCGTCGAACTCATCAACGACATTTCCGAACAGACCAACATCCTGGCGCTGAACGCCGCGATCCAGGCCGCATCGGCCGGTGAAGCGGGCCGCGGGTTCGCGGTGGTGGCCGACGAAGTGCAACGACTCGCCGAACGCGCGTCCAACGCGACCAAGCGAATCGAGACGTTGGTCCAGACAATTCAGTCCGACACCAACGAAGCTGTGAGCTCGATGGAACAGACGACTTCGGAAGTGGTCGCGGGCGCACGATTGGCGGAAGACGCCGGTACCGCACTGGGCGAGATCGAAAAGGTGTCGTCGGATCTGTCGAACCTGATTCAAGGCATCTCCAGCGCGGCCCAGCAGCAGTCCAGCGCGGCGTCGAACATCACCCAGACGATGAACACGATTCAGCAGATCACCTCGCAGACCTCGCAGGGCGCCAACCAGACCGCCGCGTCGATTGGAAACCTGGCGCAACTGGCGGCCGACCTGCGCCGTTCGGTCGCCGACTTCAAGCTGCCGGCCTGA
- a CDS encoding chemotaxis protein CheW, with product MTFKPPFDVLTDYERRSLAHVPGLPEQLDAPGLWRGVGYRIGGRRMASTFTEVVEILSLPQVTQVPGAQPWMLGLANVRGNLLPIVDLKQFLEGERTVLHEGHRILLVRQPGGDVAVLIDELFGQRSFHDQQQVTLEEAAGHGLTEGRYGYFVDRAYLIDGQPWGIFSLDRLARTPEFRQAAA from the coding sequence ATGACGTTCAAGCCGCCGTTCGATGTGCTGACCGATTACGAGCGCCGCTCCCTGGCGCACGTGCCCGGCCTGCCCGAACAGCTCGATGCGCCCGGCCTGTGGCGCGGCGTCGGCTACCGCATCGGCGGCCGCCGCATGGCCTCGACCTTCACCGAAGTGGTCGAAATCCTGTCGCTGCCGCAGGTCACCCAGGTGCCCGGCGCGCAGCCGTGGATGCTCGGGCTGGCCAACGTGCGCGGCAACCTGCTGCCGATCGTCGACCTCAAGCAGTTCCTCGAAGGCGAGCGCACCGTGCTGCACGAAGGCCACCGCATCTTGCTGGTGCGCCAGCCCGGCGGCGACGTGGCGGTGCTGATCGACGAACTGTTCGGCCAGCGCAGCTTCCACGATCAACAGCAGGTGACCCTCGAGGAAGCGGCCGGACACGGCCTCACCGAGGGCCGCTACGGCTATTTCGTCGATCGCGCCTACCTGATCGACGGCCAGCCCTGGGGCATCTTCAGCCTCGACCGGCTGGCGCGCACTCCCGAATTCCGACAAGCAGCGGCCTGA
- a CDS encoding response regulator transcription factor: MARILLIEDSPTDTAVLTQLLQRNGHEVFASGSAEDGIEACKRERPDLVMMDVVLPGMNGFQATRALSRDADTSQIPVLIVSTKGMETDRAWGMRQGARDYIVKPPREDELIARINALLAG; encoded by the coding sequence ATGGCACGCATCCTGCTTATTGAGGACTCGCCGACGGATACCGCGGTCCTGACTCAGCTGCTTCAGCGCAACGGGCACGAAGTGTTCGCCTCGGGCAGTGCCGAGGACGGCATCGAGGCCTGCAAGCGCGAGCGTCCGGACCTGGTGATGATGGATGTGGTGCTGCCGGGCATGAACGGGTTTCAGGCCACGCGAGCGCTCAGCCGCGACGCCGACACCAGCCAGATCCCGGTCCTGATCGTCAGCACCAAGGGCATGGAAACCGACCGCGCCTGGGGCATGCGCCAGGGCGCGCGCGACTACATCGTCAAACCGCCGAGGGAAGACGAATTGATCGCGCGAATCAACGCACTACTTGCCGGATAA
- the pilG gene encoding twitching motility response regulator PilG — MLDEVRSGSLDGLKVMVIDDSKTIRRTAETLLKREGCEVVTAIDGFEALAKIADQQPQIIFVDIMMPRLDGYQTCALIKNNQLFKSTPVIMLSSKDGLFDKARGRIVGSEQYLTKPFTREELLDAIRKHVHA, encoded by the coding sequence ATGCTCGACGAGGTTCGTAGCGGCAGCCTCGATGGTCTGAAGGTCATGGTGATCGACGATTCCAAGACCATCCGTCGAACCGCCGAGACGCTGTTGAAGCGCGAAGGATGCGAGGTGGTCACGGCCATCGACGGATTCGAGGCGTTGGCGAAGATCGCCGATCAGCAGCCACAGATCATTTTCGTGGATATCATGATGCCGCGTCTGGACGGCTATCAGACCTGTGCGCTCATCAAGAACAATCAACTGTTCAAGAGCACGCCGGTCATCATGCTGTCTTCCAAGGACGGCCTGTTCGACAAGGCGCGCGGGCGCATCGTCGGATCGGAGCAGTACCTGACCAAGCCATTCACGCGCGAGGAGCTCCTCGACGCGATCCGCAAGCACGTTCACGCCTGA
- the gshB gene encoding glutathione synthase produces MPLDIVVVMDPIGSIKIAKDSTFAMLLEAQRRGHRLWYVRPGGLSLLGGAARATVAALRVRDDKSGWFELGDWSQIELRHGHVVLMRKDPPVDAEYLHDTQILSVAQRAGAFVVNDPQGLRDYNEKLAALLFPQCCIDTLVSRDPAELKAFVQQHGQAVLKPLDGMGGRSIFRAAAGEANLNVILETLGDGGEHLVMAQKFLPQISDGDKRILLVDGVPVDYALARIPQGDEFRGNLAAGGRGEGRPLSERDRWIAHEVGPEMKRRGMLFVGLDVIGDYMTELNVTSPTCIRELDEQFGLNIAGLLFDAIEARIAAAQAA; encoded by the coding sequence ATGCCGTTGGACATCGTCGTCGTGATGGACCCGATCGGGTCGATCAAGATCGCCAAGGACTCGACCTTCGCCATGCTACTGGAAGCGCAGCGGCGCGGACATCGGCTGTGGTACGTGCGGCCCGGCGGGCTGAGCCTGCTCGGCGGCGCGGCGCGAGCCACGGTGGCGGCGTTGCGGGTCCGCGACGACAAGTCCGGCTGGTTCGAACTGGGAGACTGGTCACAGATTGAACTGCGTCACGGCCACGTCGTGCTGATGCGCAAGGACCCGCCGGTCGACGCCGAGTACCTGCACGACACCCAGATCCTGTCGGTCGCCCAGCGCGCCGGCGCGTTCGTGGTCAACGACCCGCAGGGCCTGCGCGACTACAACGAGAAACTGGCCGCGCTGCTGTTCCCGCAGTGCTGCATCGACACCCTGGTCAGCCGCGACCCGGCCGAGCTCAAGGCCTTCGTCCAGCAACACGGCCAGGCGGTGCTCAAGCCGCTCGACGGGATGGGCGGGCGCTCGATCTTCCGCGCCGCGGCGGGCGAGGCCAATCTCAACGTCATTCTCGAAACCCTGGGCGATGGCGGCGAACACTTGGTGATGGCGCAGAAGTTCCTGCCGCAGATCAGCGACGGCGACAAGCGCATCCTGCTGGTCGACGGCGTGCCGGTCGACTACGCGCTGGCACGGATTCCGCAAGGCGACGAGTTCCGCGGCAACCTCGCCGCCGGCGGCCGCGGCGAAGGCCGGCCGCTGAGCGAGCGCGACCGCTGGATCGCCCACGAGGTCGGCCCGGAGATGAAGCGCCGCGGCATGCTGTTCGTCGGCCTGGACGTGATCGGCGACTACATGACCGAGCTCAACGTCACCAGCCCGACCTGCATCCGCGAGCTCGACGAACAGTTCGGCCTCAACATCGCCGGCCTGCTGTTCGACGCGATCGAGGCCCGCATCGCAGCCGCCCAGGCGGCATGA
- a CDS encoding energy transducer TonB, with amino-acid sequence MSAAAPTLPGGGLAEPQRFSATLVLSVIVHGILLLGVGYTLERAAPVVPTLDVILTQTQTALTPKQADFLAQANNQGGGEHDKSTRPRDNQSGPAPQAEAGVAQMQLRAQSPTAQPEPVARVVSSTRGETVVARDRATQTPTERPLPAGERKIEHDIEMARLAAEIHMRSERYAKRPTRKFVSASTTEYAWAGYLRAWVDRVERVGNLNYPDEARRRRLAGQVVISVAVRRNGSVERADIVRSSGIALLDASALRIAKLAEPYPPLPKTEENPDILHVTRTWNFLPGGSLVDE; translated from the coding sequence ATGAGCGCGGCCGCGCCCACCCTGCCCGGCGGCGGCCTGGCCGAGCCGCAGCGTTTCAGCGCCACCCTGGTGCTGTCGGTGATCGTCCACGGCATCTTGTTGCTGGGCGTCGGCTACACCCTGGAGCGGGCCGCGCCGGTGGTGCCGACCCTGGACGTGATCCTGACCCAGACCCAGACCGCGCTGACGCCCAAGCAGGCCGACTTCCTCGCCCAGGCCAACAACCAGGGCGGCGGCGAGCACGACAAGAGCACCCGCCCGCGCGACAACCAGTCCGGCCCGGCGCCGCAGGCCGAGGCCGGCGTGGCGCAGATGCAGTTGCGCGCGCAATCGCCGACCGCCCAGCCCGAACCGGTCGCGCGCGTGGTCAGCAGCACCCGCGGCGAGACCGTGGTGGCCCGCGACCGCGCCACCCAGACCCCGACCGAACGCCCGCTGCCGGCCGGCGAGCGCAAGATCGAGCACGACATCGAGATGGCGCGACTGGCCGCCGAGATCCACATGCGTTCGGAGCGTTACGCCAAGCGCCCCACCCGCAAGTTCGTCTCCGCCAGCACCACCGAATACGCCTGGGCCGGTTATCTGCGCGCCTGGGTCGACCGGGTCGAGCGCGTGGGCAACCTCAACTACCCCGACGAAGCGCGCCGCCGCCGTCTGGCCGGCCAGGTCGTGATCAGCGTCGCGGTGCGCCGCAACGGCAGCGTCGAACGCGCCGACATCGTGCGCAGCAGCGGCATCGCCCTGCTTGACGCCTCAGCGCTGCGGATCGCCAAACTGGCCGAACCCTACCCGCCGCTGCCGAAGACCGAGGAGAACCCGGACATCCTGCATGTGACGCGGACCTGGAATTTCCTGCCGGGCGGGTCACTGGTCGACGAGTGA
- a CDS encoding DUF7710 domain-containing protein, whose translation MTDVFRFIRDDEVLGWTVAPYFAYLASIEHRLDPALYAFVSDVDRYNLTSRKSLHDAWLRKLSLMPVDMHAFPSRMRLELEFLGLYHDRIFRLCYDDVLAYGLNQQVRTGHGAQDLLMHEFRLDEQGELLEHVFEFDDELYLKVACQAMSFEEVMLEAEADDADRSDGCDAIAANGHQHEAGMNQTDTVWVFHGADARFASAVFRERSLAIDWIERHALSGVLTAYPLDLSVYDWALANGHFKPKSQAQSEARFIGAFSSAAQEHLHFENGRAD comes from the coding sequence ATGACCGACGTGTTTCGTTTCATCCGCGACGACGAAGTGCTGGGCTGGACCGTCGCCCCGTACTTCGCCTACCTGGCCAGCATCGAACACCGGCTCGATCCCGCGCTGTACGCCTTCGTCAGCGACGTGGACCGTTACAATTTGACCTCGCGAAAATCGCTGCACGATGCCTGGCTGCGCAAACTGAGCTTGATGCCGGTCGACATGCACGCATTTCCTTCGCGCATGCGCCTGGAGCTGGAATTCCTCGGCCTGTATCACGACCGGATCTTTCGTCTGTGCTACGACGATGTGCTGGCTTATGGTCTGAACCAACAGGTTCGCACCGGCCACGGCGCCCAGGACCTGCTGATGCATGAGTTCCGACTCGACGAGCAGGGCGAACTGCTCGAGCACGTGTTCGAGTTCGATGACGAGCTGTACTTGAAAGTGGCCTGCCAGGCGATGAGTTTCGAAGAGGTCATGCTCGAAGCCGAGGCCGACGACGCGGATCGATCCGATGGATGCGACGCGATTGCGGCGAATGGTCACCAGCACGAGGCAGGCATGAACCAGACCGATACCGTGTGGGTATTTCATGGCGCCGACGCGCGATTCGCGTCGGCCGTGTTTCGCGAACGCAGCCTGGCGATTGACTGGATCGAGCGGCATGCGCTCAGCGGCGTGTTGACCGCCTATCCACTGGACCTATCGGTCTACGACTGGGCGCTCGCCAACGGCCACTTCAAACCCAAGTCGCAGGCGCAGTCCGAGGCCCGATTCATCGGCGCCTTCTCCAGCGCGGCGCAGGAGCATCTGCATTTCGAGAACGGCCGCGCGGATTAG
- the tsaB gene encoding tRNA (adenosine(37)-N6)-threonylcarbamoyltransferase complex dimerization subunit type 1 TsaB: MNLLAFETATEACSVAVWLDGEVSERFELAPRRHAELSLPWAEQLLAQAGIKRSQLDAIAISRGPGAFTGVRLAIAIAQGIALALDKPIVPVSTLAVLALRAHELKPQGASAEPQRVFAAIDARMGEVYTAAYELRDGDAFALDEEIVIAPDAAVVPGEHNGWLGVGTGFAAAEGALRERLGHRFAAIDAQALPHAADLARLAARAYARRDAVAPERIEPAYLRNNVALTIAEQVALRARAK, translated from the coding sequence ATGAACCTCCTAGCCTTCGAAACCGCCACCGAAGCCTGCTCCGTCGCCGTATGGCTCGACGGCGAAGTGAGTGAGCGCTTCGAACTCGCCCCGCGCCGCCACGCCGAACTCTCGCTGCCCTGGGCCGAGCAACTGCTCGCGCAGGCCGGAATCAAGCGCAGCCAACTCGACGCCATCGCGATCAGCCGCGGCCCCGGCGCGTTCACCGGCGTGCGCCTGGCGATCGCGATCGCCCAGGGCATCGCGCTGGCCCTCGACAAACCGATCGTGCCGGTATCGACCCTGGCCGTGCTCGCCCTGCGCGCACATGAACTCAAGCCGCAAGGCGCAAGCGCCGAACCGCAACGCGTATTCGCCGCGATCGACGCGCGCATGGGCGAGGTCTACACCGCCGCCTACGAACTGCGCGACGGCGATGCCTTCGCACTGGACGAAGAAATCGTGATCGCGCCCGACGCCGCGGTCGTGCCGGGCGAACACAACGGCTGGCTGGGCGTGGGCACTGGTTTCGCCGCCGCCGAAGGCGCGTTGCGCGAGCGCCTGGGCCACCGTTTCGCCGCGATCGACGCGCAGGCCTTGCCGCACGCCGCCGATCTGGCGCGGCTGGCCGCGCGGGCCTATGCGCGCCGCGACGCCGTCGCGCCCGAGCGGATCGAGCCGGCGTATCTGCGCAACAACGTCGCCCTGACCATCGCCGAGCAGGTCGCGTTGCGCGCGCGCGCCAAGTAG
- a CDS encoding VOC family protein, translated as MTEQEQGDTSSSPAPTEQRKPRVHGLGGVFFKARDPAAMSAWYARHLDIGGQGWGGAMFAWKREDTGEAACTVWSPFAETTEYFKPSDKPYMLNFRVDDLAATLQSLREEGCQVLDRYEESEQGKFGYVLDPEGGLIELWEAGAE; from the coding sequence ATGACCGAGCAAGAGCAGGGCGACACCTCATCGTCGCCGGCGCCGACCGAGCAACGCAAGCCGCGCGTGCATGGCCTGGGCGGCGTGTTCTTCAAGGCCCGCGACCCGGCCGCCATGTCGGCCTGGTACGCCCGTCACCTGGACATCGGCGGGCAGGGCTGGGGCGGCGCGATGTTCGCCTGGAAGCGTGAGGACACCGGCGAGGCGGCCTGCACCGTGTGGTCGCCGTTCGCCGAAACCACCGAGTACTTCAAGCCCAGCGACAAGCCCTACATGCTCAACTTCCGCGTCGACGACCTGGCCGCGACCTTGCAGTCCCTGCGCGAAGAAGGCTGCCAAGTGCTCGATCGCTACGAGGAAAGCGAGCAGGGCAAGTTCGGGTATGTGCTCGATCCGGAGGGCGGGTTGATCGAGTTGTGGGAGGCGGGTGCGGAGTGA
- a CDS encoding ATP-dependent DNA helicase has translation MPQPSRLGVATRAALSEGGDLARNIAAFAPRPAQQDLSVAIADAFEARSTLLAEAGTGTGKTFAYLVPALLSGLKTIVSTGTRALQDQLYHRDLPRVRDALGVGLKTALLKGRANYLCKYRTEQAKGEPRFTSRDYAAQFQRIVSWSGRTRMGDLAELDGLPEDSPLLPMVTSTAENCLGSECPMFGDCFVVQARQRAQAADLVVVNHHLLLADLALKQEGFGEILPGAQAFVVDEAHQLPDLASQFFGEAISARPLVELARDALAECKSVTGSLASVQTPSRDLEQAVRGLRAAMDELPVRATRRRAAEVPAVEAAFDTLDAALGTMHKTLEPLRSAAPGFDSCHARAKDFQTKLRRWRGGPPPVAAVVEPIDEDDDFAPPRRSVAIEPVAEPVEAVADEPAEDEAQQTSAAPDTSVLWYELTARGFRLARTPLDVAAPLAEHRERSRAAWIFTSATLAVGGRFEHYATKLGLVEPTTLLAPSPFDWAEQALLYLPRGLPDPMVRNYNESMVDRLRPVLEASGGRAFVLFASHRALREAAELLRDGPWPLFVQGEAPRHVLLERFRASGNGVLLGAASFREGVDVAGEALSVVVIDKLPFAAPDDPVFEARLDAIRRGGGNPFRDEQLPQAVIALKQGAGRLIRSETDRGVLVLCDPRLLSKSYGKTFLDSLPPLPRTRQVEDVGRFFAGEPLVLESATSASSDDDHYYL, from the coding sequence ATGCCACAACCCAGCCGCCTCGGCGTCGCCACCCGTGCCGCGCTGAGCGAAGGCGGCGATCTCGCGCGCAACATCGCCGCGTTCGCGCCGAGACCCGCGCAACAGGACCTGTCGGTGGCGATCGCCGACGCGTTCGAAGCGCGTTCGACCCTGCTCGCCGAAGCCGGCACCGGCACCGGCAAGACTTTCGCCTACCTGGTGCCTGCATTGCTGTCGGGCCTCAAGACCATCGTTTCGACCGGCACCCGCGCGCTGCAGGATCAGCTGTATCACCGCGATCTGCCGCGCGTGCGCGACGCGCTCGGCGTGGGCCTGAAGACCGCGCTGCTGAAGGGCCGCGCCAATTATCTGTGCAAGTACCGCACCGAGCAGGCCAAGGGCGAGCCGCGTTTCACCAGTCGCGATTACGCCGCGCAGTTCCAGCGCATCGTCAGCTGGTCCGGGCGCACCCGCATGGGCGATCTGGCCGAGCTCGACGGTTTGCCGGAAGACTCGCCGCTGCTGCCGATGGTCACCTCGACCGCGGAAAACTGCCTGGGCAGCGAGTGCCCGATGTTCGGCGACTGCTTCGTGGTGCAGGCGCGCCAGCGCGCGCAGGCCGCCGACCTGGTGGTGGTCAATCACCATCTGCTGCTGGCCGATCTGGCGCTGAAGCAGGAAGGCTTCGGCGAAATCCTGCCGGGCGCGCAGGCGTTCGTGGTCGACGAAGCGCATCAGCTGCCGGATCTGGCTTCGCAATTCTTCGGCGAAGCGATCAGCGCGCGGCCGCTGGTCGAACTGGCGCGCGACGCGCTGGCCGAATGCAAGAGCGTGACCGGTTCGCTGGCCAGCGTGCAGACGCCGTCGCGCGATCTCGAACAGGCGGTGCGCGGCCTGCGCGCGGCGATGGACGAGCTGCCGGTGCGCGCGACCCGTCGCCGCGCCGCCGAGGTTCCGGCGGTCGAGGCTGCGTTCGATACGCTCGATGCCGCGTTGGGGACGATGCACAAGACCCTGGAACCGTTGCGTAGCGCCGCGCCGGGCTTCGACAGCTGCCACGCGCGCGCCAAGGATTTCCAGACCAAGCTGCGGCGCTGGCGCGGCGGGCCGCCGCCGGTCGCGGCCGTGGTCGAGCCGATCGATGAGGACGACGATTTCGCGCCGCCGCGGCGATCGGTCGCGATCGAACCGGTCGCCGAACCGGTCGAGGCCGTTGCCGACGAACCGGCCGAAGACGAAGCCCAACAAACCTCCGCCGCGCCCGACACCAGCGTGCTGTGGTACGAACTCACCGCGCGCGGGTTCCGTCTGGCGCGCACGCCGCTGGATGTCGCCGCGCCCCTGGCCGAGCACCGCGAACGTTCGCGCGCGGCCTGGATCTTCACCTCGGCCACGCTCGCGGTCGGCGGCCGCTTCGAGCATTACGCGACCAAGCTCGGCCTGGTCGAACCCACGACCCTGCTCGCGCCCAGCCCGTTCGACTGGGCCGAACAGGCGTTGCTGTACCTGCCGCGCGGCCTGCCCGATCCGATGGTGCGCAATTACAACGAGAGCATGGTCGATCGGCTGCGCCCGGTGCTCGAAGCCTCCGGCGGCCGCGCCTTCGTCCTGTTCGCCTCGCACCGCGCCTTGCGCGAGGCGGCCGAATTGCTGCGCGACGGCCCCTGGCCGCTGTTCGTGCAGGGCGAGGCGCCGCGGCACGTGCTGCTCGAACGCTTCCGCGCCTCGGGCAATGGCGTGCTGCTCGGCGCGGCGAGTTTCCGCGAAGGCGTGGACGTGGCCGGCGAAGCGCTGAGCGTGGTGGTGATCGACAAGCTGCCGTTCGCCGCGCCCGACGACCCGGTGTTCGAAGCGCGCCTGGACGCGATCCGTCGCGGCGGCGGCAACCCGTTCCGCGACGAACAACTGCCGCAGGCGGTGATCGCGCTCAAGCAGGGCGCCGGCCGGCTGATCCGCAGCGAGACCGACCGCGGCGTGCTGGTCCTGTGCGACCCGCGCCTGCTGTCCAAGAGCTACGGCAAGACCTTCCTCGACTCGCTGCCGCCGCTGCCGCGCACCCGCCAGGTCGAGGACGTGGGCCGGTTCTTCGCCGGCGAGCCGCTGGTACTAGAATCGGCCACGTCGGCCTCGTCCGACGACGACCACTACTACCTATAG